GCTTTTGTTGTTATTAAAAATGAAAATGAAACAATTCAACTTTATTATAATAAAAAAGAGCTAACAGAATTTAATGAATTATTTGAAACTTTTGATTTAGGAGATATCATTTTTGCATCTGGTAAAGTAATGAAAACTAATACAGGAGAATTTGCAATCAAAGTTCAAAAAATTCAACTTTTAACAAAATCTTTAAAACCTTTACCTGATAAATATCATGGATTAACTGATGTTGAAGAAAGATATCGTCGTAGATATGTTGATTTAATTATTAATGAAGATACAAAAAAAGTTTTTCAAACTAGAAGTAAAATTATTAGTTTTACAAGACAATTTTTTGATAAAAATAATTACTTAGAAGTTGACACACCTGTTTTACAACCAATTTTAGGTGGAGCTAGTGCAAAACCATTTGTAACATATCACAATGCATTAAAAAGTGAATTTTACTTAAGAATAGCAACGGAATTACCATTAAAAAAATTATTAGTGGGTGGTTTTAATAGAGTTTATGAAATTGGAAGAATATTTAGAAATGAAGGTGTTGATACAACACATAATCCTGAATTTACTTCTATTGAATTTTATGAAGCATATAGTGATTTATTTAAAATGATGGAATATACAGAACAATTAATTTCTACTTTAGCTATAAAATTAAAAAAAGAAAAAATTTCTTTTGGTGAAAAAATAATATATTTAACCAAACCATTTAAAAAAATTGATATGGTTGATGAAACATCTAAATATGTTGGTGTTGATTTAAAAAAAGCTAGCTTTGATACAATCAAGGAAATAGCAATTAAAAATAATATAAAAATTGAAAATTATTATACATCTGGACATATTATCAATGAATTATTTGAATTATTTGTAGAAGATAAATTAATACAACCAACATTTGTTTATGGTCATCCTATTGAAATTTCACCACTTGCAAGAGTTAGTGAAAAAGATCCAAGGTTCACAGATAGAGCTGAACTTTTTATTAATAAAAAAGAATATGCTAATATGTTTAGTGAATTGAACGACCCTTTAGATCAACTTGAAAGATTTAAAAAGCAATTAAAAGAAAAAGAAGCTGGAAACTCTGAAGCGAATGAAATTGATTATGATTTTGTTGAAGCTTTAGAATATGGAATGCCTCCAGCAGGTGGTTGCGGAATTGGTATTGATCGTTTAATTATGTTATTAACAGAGAAGGAATCAATAAGAGAAGTTTTATTATTTCCACATCTTAAAGATAATAAAATATAAAATTATTTTGAAAAATTAATTTTTTTTTTATTTTTTGTTTTATACTTATTATAGGGGCTTCCCCTAAAAATCAAATGATTAAAACTATTATTTTTACTCCATAATTTTTATAATTAATTTTGGGTTTTATATAAACATAGGGTAATTTCTATTTTTCATTCTTTTTTTATTTGTTTTACATACTTAACTCCAATTTTAAAATATCCCTAATATTTCTTGATAGTTGTTTTTTGTTTTTTTATATTTGTATATACTTGCTTTATTATTCGTTATTATTCTCATTTGTGCATATCCCTTCCTTTTTATTTTAAATGTATAGTTTTGAAAGATTATTTTCCAAGTTATGTAAATAACAAATAGTTTTACTCATTTAAATCAGAATTTTAAAAACGCGTGAAATTTATAAATTTTAAAATTACCACCATATTTTATCCGGAAAATATGGTGGTTTTAAATTCTAATTTTTTGTTTTTTTTAACTAAATAAAAATCTTTTTTTAATTTATATTCACTGCTAGGGTTTTTAGAAAATATAAATTGTAAAATTGAAAGTAGTTTTTGTCTTGTTAAATTCAAATCATTGAATTTTTTGTTTAAAGTATAAAACAATAATGTTAATTGTTTTTTTTCTTTTTTAAAATAATTAATGGAAAAATTTTTCATTTCTCATCTTAAATATTTTTTTTGATTTTGTTTTTCTTTGTGTTTAAGAAAAATATTTAAAAACATAAACTTATAAAAATAAAAAAATTTGCATAATTTTTTCTTTTTATAAAAAATTCTAATTTTATTTCTTTGATATTTATTTGTGTTATTAGATGAATCAATAGCGAAGTTAATATTATTTTTTAGCAAATATTTCTCAATATTTTCTTTTCAATATTTTTCTAAAAACGGTCGATAAACATTCATGTTCCAAATATGGATGTTTTTTTTAATTCCTCAATAATTTACTATTTTATTTTTTTGTTTTTGCATTATTGCTGTTTCAAAAAAATCATCTTTATTATGCGCAAGTAAAAGAAAATCACATTTTTCTTTTTGATAAATTTTTCTAAAAAAATTAAAACGAATTTTTCTAGCTTCATTTTGGAAATTATTATAAATTTTGAAAGTTTTAGAAATTTTTAAAATAAAAAGTTTAATATTTCATTTTCTACAAAAATTTTCAACTATTTTTTGGTCAATATCACTATCAATTCTTTTGTTGTAATTAACATGAGCCACTACTATATTTTTATGTTTAAATTTTTCCAACATAAAAATGGAATCAGGTCCCCCACTAACTGCTAACAGTAACTTTTTTTCTTCTATTTTTTGCATTAAATTTTTCAATAACAAATCTTATATCATTTGAAATAAATTCAATAGCTGCTAAAGCAGCTTCTTCTATAACTGCGCTTATGAGTTTTTTTTCTTCTTGTGTAAAATTGCTCAAAACATAATTTTTAACTTGTGATGAATGCATTGGGCGTGAAATACCTATTTTCATTCTTTTAATATCTTTTGTTTTTAATTCATCTATTATATTTTGCATACCTTTTTGTCCACCAGCTGAGCCATTATTTTTAATAACAGCCTTACCAAAATCTATATTAATGTCATCCAAAATAATTAAAATATCATCAACATAAATTTTATAAAAATCTACAATATCTTTTACAACTTCACCTGAATTATTCATATAATTTTGAGGTTTTACAATAATGAAATCATCACCTTTTGCTATTAATGCTTTTGATTTATGATTTTTAAATCCAAGATTTAATTCTTTTGCTATTTGATCTATGACCAAAAACCCAACATTATGTCTTGTGAATTTGTATTCTTCACCAGGGTTTCCTAATCCTACTATTAATTTCATAATTAAAATTTTATAATAAATTATTTATTTGCTAAATTATTTTTTTCAAAGAAATAAATAATATTTGTATTTTTAGCACTATTATCCTTTTGAATAGCATTGTAAAAAATTTCTTTATTGCCGATAACTTTCAATAATGATTGAGCTCTTGTCATCCCTGTATAAATAAGTTTTTTATTTAAAATGAAAGTAAATTGGCTAAAAATAGATAAAATTACAACTTTCGACTCTGAACCTTGAAATTTATGTATTGATATACAATATGCTAAATTTAAGTATTGCTTAAAAGCAAATTCTGTGTATTTAACATTTTTATCATTTTCAAATTTTACATGAATAAATTGAATTTTATCTTTATAAATTGCAATATTTTCAATATATCCAATTTCACCATTCATAACATTGTTTTCAATATTGTTTTCAATTTGAATAACTCTATCACCTATATAAAATCTTTTGTTATTAATTAAAAAATAATTGTCTTTTTTTTTGAAAAATTTTTTTTGAATATGTTCATTTATTTTTTCAATACCTACTTCACCTTTATAATTTGCTGATAAAATAATAATATCTTTAATTTCATATTCTTTTAAAATTTCATTAAAAATTTTATCTAATTGAGAATAAAATTTCTTCTCTTTTATTTCAATAAAATTTGATTCTTTTGTATTGAATAAAGGCATCATTTGCTTGTTTACTTTTAGTGCATCATCAATTATTCCTAATTTATCTTTTTGTCGATAATTTTTTTCAAGAAAAATAACTTGAAAAAAATTAGAATTAATAAAATCACGTAATAATTCACCAAAACTTATTGAAGGTAATTGATTTTGATCCCCAATTAAAATAATTTTTTTTAAATTTCAAATATTTATTGACTCAAGTAAATTAAAAAATAATTTTAAATCCACCATTGAAAATTCATCAATTATTAAAACATTTATATTTTTTTTAATTGGATTTTTTATTACATATTGTTCATTTATTTTTTCACTTTGTAAAAATGAATGAATTGTTTTAACTTGAAAATTTGCTTTTTCCTTCAGTCTTATAGCTGCTTTTCCTGTAGGAGTTAATACAGCTATTTTATCTTGATTATATTTTTGATTTATATTTCAATAAATATATTTTAAAATTTCAGACTTTCCTGTTCCAGGCGCTCCTGTGATAATAGATAAACTATTTTTTAGTGCAATTTTAACTGCTTTTTGTTGTTGTTTATCTAAATGTTCAGATAAAATTTCTGCTTTAATATTTTCTTTTGTTTCACTGACTTTAATTAATTGTTCAACTATAAATTTTTCTTTTTCAAACAAGAAAAAAGGTGAGTATGCATTTTTATCTTGTAAAAAAATGAGATATTTGTTTCTAAACATTAATTTTCAAATATTGAAAAATTCATCTTTTGAAATAAAAATGTTTTTAGTAATTAAATTATAAATAAGAGGTATATCATTTTTAGTAAAAAAAGTATCACTGTTATTTAAAATATTTTTGCTTATTTTATCTAAAATCAAAAATATTATTCTATTTATATCATTTTCTTTTATACCAATAGCTAAAGCTAGCTTATCAATTTCATCAAATGTAAAATCATCATAGAATTTTTCTAAAATTAAAAAAGGATTAATTTTAATATTTTCTCATTCATCAACAATATTTATAAATGTATTAATTTTGTTGTAAAAATTTATTGAAATACTATTTAAAATAAAAAAATCTTTGATTGTAAATTCTAAAGAAAAAATATTTAAAGTATCAAAAATAATTTGAGCTTTTTTAATGTTGATAATTGAGCTTATTTCAAAAATTTTATCAGGTTCTTTTTTTAAAATTTTAATAGAGTTATCACCTCATTTATCATAAATTTTTTCAGCAATTTTTTTTCCTATTTTGTTAAATAAATTAGATGAAAAATATTGAATAATATCTTTTTTATTTTCTGGATCAATAATTTTTTGTTCTATCACTTCTCAAGATTCGCCATATTTTATATGGTTTACTTTGTTTAAAGTTAACTCATAACTTTTATTTAGCAAAAGTTCAATATTAGTTTTTATTTTATATTTTTCATTTTCGATGCTTTCAAAAATGTAAATGAAAAAATTTTTATTTTCACTTGCTCAAATCAAATATTTAACTTTACCTTTAATTAATAACATTTTTTAATTATAAATAAATTAAATTAATAACAAAAGCCTTTTTAATTTATAATTAAAAAATGTTATATTCAAAATATATATTAGAAAATAAGCAAAAAGTAATTGAAAAATTAAAAACTAGAAATTTTGATACTTCAATTGTTGAAAAGATTTTTGAAATACTTAAAAATAAAAATTCAATAATGACAGAAGTTCAAAATTTAGAAAATCAAAGAAATCGAATATCAGCAATGATTGGTAAATTTGTACGGGAAAAAAAAGATACAAGTGAATTAAAAAATAATGTTTTAACTATTAATAAAACAATAAATGATTTAAATACAACACTTAATAATTTGAATGTTGAATTTAATTCTTTAAATTATTTAATTCCTAATTTACCAGATGATTCTGTCCCTATTGGTAATTCTGAAGATGATAATGTGATTTTAGAGACTTTTGATCAATTAGGTAGAAAATTAGTTAAAGCACAAAAACCTCATTATGAAATTGGTGTTGAATTAGATATTTTAGATTTTAAAAGAGCTGTTAAAATGTCGGGGTCAAGATTTGCAATTTTCAAAAATGAAGGTTCACAACTAGTGAGGGCTTTAATTTCATTTATGTTGGATAATCATATTGCAAATGATTATGTTGAAATCACAACACAAACATTGGTTAGTACAAATACAATGTATGGAACAGGTCAATTACCTAAATTTCATGAAGATTTATTTAAAATTGAAAATTATGATTTGTGACTTATTCCTACAGCCGAAGTAACACTCACTAACTTTCATAATGATGAAATTTTAGATTTATCAAAACCAAAAAAATATGTTGGTTATACAAAATGTTTTAGAGCAGAAAGTGGTAGCGGTGGAAAAGACACAAAAGGGCTAATAAGGTCACATGAATTTCACAAAGTAGAATTAGTAAAAATTACAAATGCTAATGATGCTGAAGAAGAATTTAATAAAACAGTTAAAGATGCTGAAAACATCTTGCAAAAATTAGAAATTCCTTATAGAAAAATTTTATTATCTACAGGCGATTTAGGTTTTTCATCTAAAAAAACAATTGATCTTGAGCTTTGATTGCCATCAGAACAAAGATTTAGAGAAGTATCTTCTATATCTTATTTTGGTGATTTTCAAGCAAGAAGAGCCAAAATAAGATATAAAGAAAATAACAAAAATCACTATGCACACACGATAAATGGTTCAGGTTTAGCTATCGATAGAGTATTTGCTGCAATATTAGAACAATATCAAAATGAAAATGGAACAATTACAATTCCAAAAGTTTTAGTTCCTTATATGAATAATAAAAAAGAAATTAAATAAATTAGGCTTATTATGGACAAAATAATATTTTTAAAACCTTTTTTAAAAAGTGTTTTATGAGGTGGAGATAATTTAAGAAAGCTTTATAAAACAGAACAAAAAAACATAGGTGAAGCTTGATTAATTTCAGCTATAGAAAACTATGAATCCACAATTATTAATAAAGATTACAAAAATATAAAACTAAATGATTTTTTTAAACAAAATAAAGAATTTTTTCTTAATTATAAAGGGGAATATCCTAATTTAACTAAATTTATTGACACGAAAGATAACCTTAGTATTCAAGTACATCCAGATGATGAAATGGCTAGAGAACAACATAATTCTTTTGGTAAAGATGAGTGTTGATATGTTTTAGACCATCCATCTGAAAAATCTGTAATAGGTCTTAAAAAAGGTAGAAAATCAAGAATAATAAATGATTTAAGAAATAATAAAATTAAAAAATGATTAAAATTTGATTTTTTAATGAAAGATGATTTTTTATATATTCCAGCAGGTATGGTTCATGGTTTAGCAAAAAATATGTTTGTTTATGAATTACAACAATCAAGTGATATTACATATAGAATATATGATTATGATAGAGTTGATTTAAATGGAGAAGGAAGACAATTACACATAAAAGAGGCTATAAAAGCAATTAAAACTGACATAAATGAAGAGCCAATAATAGTTTTAACTGAGGATTTAATTCAAAATAAATATTTTAATTTAAATCGATTTGTAATTTCTTCACCAAAAGCAATATCATTAGAAGATAATAAATGAGCTGAAGTTGTTGTTGTAGAAGGAAATGGTTTTGTTAATGACATGCCAATAAAAAAAGGTAGTGCTTTTTTAGTAAGCGGTTTACTAAAAGAATTTAAAGTTAAAGGTTCATTAACTATTATGGTTAACTTTGTGAAATAATTATTTTTATAAAAAAAACAGATATATTCACTAATATTTTGAATATATCTGTTTTTAATTTACTTTATTAAATTTAGCAATTTCAGCTTTTATTTCATTAACTTTGTTTAATTTTTCTCAAGTGAATTCATGAGGGTTTGTTCCGAAATGACCAAAAATAGATGTATAGGAATAAATAGGTTCTTTTAAATTTAAGGCTTTAATAATACCATTTGGAGAAAGATCAAAAAGTTTATTTATAACCTTTAAAATTTGTTCTTCTGAATATTTAGATGTGTTAAAACTGTTCACACTAATAGATATAGGTTTAGCAACTCCAATAGCATAAGAAAGTTGAATCTCTATTTTGTCAGCAATTTTTGCAGCAACTAAATTTTTTGCTACTCATCTTGCAGCATATGCAGCACTTCTATCAACTTTGGTATAATCTTTTCCACTAAAAGCCCCACCACCGTGTTTTGCATAACCGCCATAAGTATCTACAATAATTTTTCTACCTGTAAGTCCTGTATCCCCAATAGGTCCTCCAATTGTAAATTTACCTGTTGGATTAATTAAAATTTCAAAATCATTATTCATATTATATTTAGATGCAACAGGTTTTATAATTTTATTAGTTAAAAAATTATAAAATTCTTTTTTATTATAATTTTCATGATGTTGAATTGACATTAAAACAGTGTCAATTTTTGGTTTTTCTTCACTGTAGTCAATAGTAACTTGGCTTTTCATATCATATTTAGCTCATTTAAATTTTTTATTTTTTATTAATTGATCTGCAGTTTTAATTAAATCTGTTGTAATGCTGTATGCAAGTGGCATGTAATTTTCAGTTTCATTAGTTGCAAAACCAAAAATTATTCCTTGATCTCCAGCCCCAATAACATCATTAGATTGATCAACACCTTGACTTATCTCTGAGCTTTGAGTGTTTATATTAGAAATAATAGTAAAATCATTTTCATTGTATCCTATTTTTTTAACAACACTTCAAGCTTCTTTTACAACATCAACATAACCCTTTGTTTTAATTTCTCCAGCAATAATGATTAGACGATTAGATGCCATAACTTCACATGCAACACGAGAATCTGGATCTTTTTTAAGGAAAGCATCTAATATTTTGTCACTAATTTGATCACATATTTTATCTGGATGCCCTCTTCCAACACTTTCGCTTGTAAATAACTTTTTCATCTCTACTCTCTCTAGTTTAAAAAATTTTTTGTAAATGAATATATTGTGTAAGTTTTTTAAACTTTAATTTTTTTTAATTTTATTTTAATATTAAATAAAAAAAATAACAAATAAATCACTTAATATTATTTCTTATTTTTTATTTCACCTATGTAAAAATCTTTTAATTTATCATAAACTTGATAATAGGCATTTTTATTAAAAAGATTCGTTATATAAATATAATCTTCCAATTTTTCTTTATCTAATTTTAAATAATCAATAACTTCTTGTTTACTTAATTTAGAAAATTTTAAAAAAGAACAAATATCAAAATATTTCGAGCCTTTTCTCACTCATTCAAAATCAATCAAAATAAAATCATTGTTATATGTATGAATGATGTTTTTTGCTCTTATATCACCATGTATTGTATCATTAAAATCATCTTTGTATTTTTCTACAATTTTTTTGTATTTAACATCATCAATTGTATAATAAAATCAATTCATCTTTGTGTAGTTGCCTTTGTTTTCTCAAACTTTTTTCATTTTATCCAAAATAACATAACAATCTTTTTTAGTTAAATTTTTTTCATTCAAAATATGACCTTCATATCATTTTTTGACTAAAATCTCATCTGTAAAATAAATGTAATCATAATCATTTTTAATGTATTCTATCTCATCTTTGTGTTGTGCTATTTTGTTAATTGCCACTCTAATTTGGACCTTTTCATCTCCGTAATTTGCTAAATATGTTTTATTATGAAATCCCTCATAAAAGAGTTGTATATCACTCAATTTTTCATAAATTTTTTTTGGCAACAATTCTTTAATTGATTTTATATTCATATTAAAAAATTATATCAAAACTACCTTTTTTACAAAATAGATATAATTAATCAAAATGCTTTTGTAATATTAAAAAATGTGTATAATTTAAAAGCAATATTTTATTGCCTTTAAGTGGAAGAAAATTCGTTAATACCACTAAGAGATTTTATAAACAAAAGAAAGGATGCTCGATATGGCAAAAGAAATAGTTCGTGTTGCTAAATTACAGTTTAATGCAGGACAAGCTAAACCTGGTCCAGCATTGGCAGGTTTAGGTATTGTTATGCCTGAATTTACAAGACAATTTAATGACCAAACAAGAGATAGAGGTTCTGAACCTGTTCCTGTTGCTATCACAATTTACAAAGATAAATCATTTGATTTTAAATTATTTACATCACCGGCTTCATACATGATTAAAAAGGCTGCGAAAATTGAAAGCGGTTCTTCAAATGCAAAAACTAAAATTGTTGCAACTATAACATTGGAACAACTAAAGGAAATAGCACAATACAAACTAGTTGATTTAAACACTGATTCATTAGATAAAGCAATGAGAATTGTTGCTGGAACAGCTAAAAATATGGGTGTTTTAATTGAAGGATGAGATGATATTGTAGCTGCTGAAAAAGAAGCTAAAAGAAAAGCAATTGAAAATGCTAAATTAGAAAAAAATGCTGCTAAATTAAAAGAAGATGAAAAATTAGCTGCTGAGAAAAAAGAATTTGTTGAAGCAGAAGTTATAACTAAAAAAATAGAAAGAGCTGAAGAAGAATAATATGAAAAAAATTGGAAAAAGACTTCAAGCAGCTAGAACACTAGTTGATAAAAATAAAGTATATTCTTTAGAAGAAGCGATTGAATTAGCAAAAAGATCTTCATATGCAAAATTTAACGCTTCAATTGATTTAGCAATTAAATTAAATTTAGATACAAGAAAAGCAGACCAACAATTAAGGGGTGCAGTTGTTTTACCTAATGGAACTGGAAAAAATGTTAGAGTTTTAGTTGCTTCAGATGACGTTGAAATTCAAAAATCATCCAAAGAAGCTGGAGCTGACTTGGTTTATAGTTCAGGAGAATTAGAAGAAGTACTAAAAACTGATAAATTTGATTTTGATGTTATAGTAGTTGACCCAAAAATGATGGTTGTTTTAGGAAAATATGGTAAAAAATTAGGACCAAAAGGTTTAATGCCTAACCCTAAAACTGGTACAGTTAC
This Mesomycoplasma neurolyticum DNA region includes the following protein-coding sequences:
- the lysS gene encoding lysine--tRNA ligase codes for the protein MERKFSEQELVRREKLNKYKAINVNPFAQINETLSNYTLETEKLKNFSKQELEQQNNILKVAGRIHTIRSAFVVIKNENETIQLYYNKKELTEFNELFETFDLGDIIFASGKVMKTNTGEFAIKVQKIQLLTKSLKPLPDKYHGLTDVEERYRRRYVDLIINEDTKKVFQTRSKIISFTRQFFDKNNYLEVDTPVLQPILGGASAKPFVTYHNALKSEFYLRIATELPLKKLLVGGFNRVYEIGRIFRNEGVDTTHNPEFTSIEFYEAYSDLFKMMEYTEQLISTLAIKLKKEKISFGEKIIYLTKPFKKIDMVDETSKYVGVDLKKASFDTIKEIAIKNNIKIENYYTSGHIINELFELFVEDKLIQPTFVYGHPIEISPLARVSEKDPRFTDRAELFINKKEYANMFSELNDPLDQLERFKKQLKEKEAGNSEANEIDYDFVEALEYGMPPAGGCGIGIDRLIMLLTEKESIREVLLFPHLKDNKI
- the tilS gene encoding tRNA lysidine(34) synthetase TilS gives rise to the protein MQKIEEKKLLLAVSGGPDSIFMLEKFKHKNIVVAHVNYNKRIDSDIDQKIVENFCRKWNIKLFILKISKTFKIYNNFQNEARKIRFNFFRKIYQKEKCDFLLLAHNKDDFFETAIMQKQKNKIVNYWGIKKNIHIWNMNVYRPFLEKYWKENIEKYLLKNNINFAIDSSNNTNKYQRNKIRIFYKKKKLCKFFYFYKFMFLNIFLKHKEKQNQKKYLRWEMKNFSINYFKKEKKQLTLLFYTLNKKFNDLNLTRQKLLSILQFIFSKNPSSEYKLKKDFYLVKKNKKLEFKTTIFSG
- the pth gene encoding aminoacyl-tRNA hydrolase — encoded protein: MKLIVGLGNPGEEYKFTRHNVGFLVIDQIAKELNLGFKNHKSKALIAKGDDFIIVKPQNYMNNSGEVVKDIVDFYKIYVDDILIILDDINIDFGKAVIKNNGSAGGQKGMQNIIDELKTKDIKRMKIGISRPMHSSQVKNYVLSNFTQEEKKLISAVIEEAALAAIEFISNDIRFVIEKFNAKNRRKKVTVSS
- a CDS encoding ATP-dependent DNA helicase yields the protein MLLIKGKVKYLIWASENKNFFIYIFESIENEKYKIKTNIELLLNKSYELTLNKVNHIKYGESWEVIEQKIIDPENKKDIIQYFSSNLFNKIGKKIAEKIYDKWGDNSIKILKKEPDKIFEISSIINIKKAQIIFDTLNIFSLEFTIKDFFILNSISINFYNKINTFINIVDEWENIKINPFLILEKFYDDFTFDEIDKLALAIGIKENDINRIIFLILDKISKNILNNSDTFFTKNDIPLIYNLITKNIFISKDEFFNIWKLMFRNKYLIFLQDKNAYSPFFLFEKEKFIVEQLIKVSETKENIKAEILSEHLDKQQQKAVKIALKNSLSIITGAPGTGKSEILKYIYWNINQKYNQDKIAVLTPTGKAAIRLKEKANFQVKTIHSFLQSEKINEQYVIKNPIKKNINVLIIDEFSMVDLKLFFNLLESINIWNLKKIILIGDQNQLPSISFGELLRDFINSNFFQVIFLEKNYRQKDKLGIIDDALKVNKQMMPLFNTKESNFIEIKEKKFYSQLDKIFNEILKEYEIKDIIILSANYKGEVGIEKINEHIQKKFFKKKDNYFLINNKRFYIGDRVIQIENNIENNVMNGEIGYIENIAIYKDKIQFIHVKFENDKNVKYTEFAFKQYLNLAYCISIHKFQGSESKVVILSIFSQFTFILNKKLIYTGMTRAQSLLKVIGNKEIFYNAIQKDNSAKNTNIIYFFEKNNLANK
- the serS gene encoding serine--tRNA ligase gives rise to the protein MLYSKYILENKQKVIEKLKTRNFDTSIVEKIFEILKNKNSIMTEVQNLENQRNRISAMIGKFVREKKDTSELKNNVLTINKTINDLNTTLNNLNVEFNSLNYLIPNLPDDSVPIGNSEDDNVILETFDQLGRKLVKAQKPHYEIGVELDILDFKRAVKMSGSRFAIFKNEGSQLVRALISFMLDNHIANDYVEITTQTLVSTNTMYGTGQLPKFHEDLFKIENYDLWLIPTAEVTLTNFHNDEILDLSKPKKYVGYTKCFRAESGSGGKDTKGLIRSHEFHKVELVKITNANDAEEEFNKTVKDAENILQKLEIPYRKILLSTGDLGFSSKKTIDLELWLPSEQRFREVSSISYFGDFQARRAKIRYKENNKNHYAHTINGSGLAIDRVFAAILEQYQNENGTITIPKVLVPYMNNKKEIK
- a CDS encoding type I phosphomannose isomerase catalytic subunit — translated: MDKIIFLKPFLKSVLWGGDNLRKLYKTEQKNIGEAWLISAIENYESTIINKDYKNIKLNDFFKQNKEFFLNYKGEYPNLTKFIDTKDNLSIQVHPDDEMAREQHNSFGKDECWYVLDHPSEKSVIGLKKGRKSRIINDLRNNKIKKWLKFDFLMKDDFLYIPAGMVHGLAKNMFVYELQQSSDITYRIYDYDRVDLNGEGRQLHIKEAIKAIKTDINEEPIIVLTEDLIQNKYFNLNRFVISSPKAISLEDNKWAEVVVVEGNGFVNDMPIKKGSAFLVSGLLKEFKVKGSLTIMVNFVK
- the metK gene encoding methionine adenosyltransferase; the protein is MKKLFTSESVGRGHPDKICDQISDKILDAFLKKDPDSRVACEVMASNRLIIIAGEIKTKGYVDVVKEAWSVVKKIGYNENDFTIISNINTQSSEISQGVDQSNDVIGAGDQGIIFGFATNETENYMPLAYSITTDLIKTADQLIKNKKFKWAKYDMKSQVTIDYSEEKPKIDTVLMSIQHHENYNKKEFYNFLTNKIIKPVASKYNMNNDFEILINPTGKFTIGGPIGDTGLTGRKIIVDTYGGYAKHGGGAFSGKDYTKVDRSAAYAARWVAKNLVAAKIADKIEIQLSYAIGVAKPISISVNSFNTSKYSEEQILKVINKLFDLSPNGIIKALNLKEPIYSYTSIFGHFGTNPHEFTWEKLNKVNEIKAEIAKFNKVN
- a CDS encoding phosphotransferase family protein gives rise to the protein MNIKSIKELLPKKIYEKLSDIQLFYEGFHNKTYLANYGDEKVQIRVAINKIAQHKDEIEYIKNDYDYIYFTDEILVKKWYEGHILNEKNLTKKDCYVILDKMKKVWENKGNYTKMNWFYYTIDDVKYKKIVEKYKDDFNDTIHGDIRAKNIIHTYNNDFILIDFEWVRKGSKYFDICSFLKFSKLSKQEVIDYLKLDKEKLEDYIYITNLFNKNAYYQVYDKLKDFYIGEIKNKK
- the rplK gene encoding 50S ribosomal protein L11, with the translated sequence MAKEIVRVAKLQFNAGQAKPGPALAGLGIVMPEFTRQFNDQTRDRGSEPVPVAITIYKDKSFDFKLFTSPASYMIKKAAKIESGSSNAKTKIVATITLEQLKEIAQYKLVDLNTDSLDKAMRIVAGTAKNMGVLIEGWDDIVAAEKEAKRKAIENAKLEKNAAKLKEDEKLAAEKKEFVEAEVITKKIERAEEE
- the rplA gene encoding 50S ribosomal protein L1; this translates as MKKIGKRLQAARTLVDKNKVYSLEEAIELAKRSSYAKFNASIDLAIKLNLDTRKADQQLRGAVVLPNGTGKNVRVLVASDDVEIQKSSKEAGADLVYSSGELEEVLKTDKFDFDVIVVDPKMMVVLGKYGKKLGPKGLMPNPKTGTVTPTPAKAVAELKKGKANYRADKSGIVHSLIGKSSMSTKELVENAQTLINTIKRLKPSVVKGAYILNLTVSATMGPSVKIKFD